The segment AGTGCTGTGGCAATTAAGAAGTTCTCTGTATTTGATTCAACAGAAATAGCATGAGGTCCATGATCAACTTTATCAAACAGTACACCACGATATATCATTTGTTCTGCATAGTCTCTGTAGAATGTACATGATTCATAGGTTGGAAGGACATGGGATTTGAGTGATTTGCCTGGTATATGTGAAATGAAGAAGTAGAACGAGCCATTGTCCTCAACTATCTCGTCCTGTTGTTGCAGATGTCTTGTGAAAAATATAGCAATCCTCCGTAGATCCAGACGTAACTATCTAATGAAATAAAAACCCCAGGTTTGCTTTCGCTTAGCAGCTGACAGAAAGTTACACTCTGTGACCAACAGTCTATACAACTGTGTATGCTTTAGTTGAATTCTTAATGAACAAATTAATAGCAAGTTAATATCTTGAAACATTGCATTTCTAAGTGGTAATGTCTTGGAAACTATTGTGTTATTAATTTTCATCACTTGACAATATTTAAGGTTTTCTATTGCAACACGATACTTGTCTTTGACCCCAAGAGGCTTTTAAGACGTTGTTaatgcgtgtatgtatgtatcatTGTTTGCATAAACAGGCCATGTACCACGACTTAAGGTCAGAATTCAAGACTTTAAGAACATATCCAGAGGATGCTATAAGACCATTCAATACCACTTTTGGACAATGATGCGTTCAAAATGTCCGAAACTCCAGTTTGGATTATTACGTAAGGAAGTTATTTGAGACTTTAACGGACTTTGCAAGAACACCACGCACAGGCTGGTATTAAATGCCTCTGTATGCACAGATAAAGCACTGCCTGTCCTGGTGTAACACTTGTGTGATTACTAACATTGACCATGAATCTGTTACAGAGACTACACGTTCATTAAGACGGCACTTTGGGAAATGCCTATTGTTCAGAAAATGCACTCGTTTTTCATAAAGATGacataaccaccaacgttaatcacggagttccacaaggttctgtgcttggaccaatttcatttaccttatacatgcttcctttgggcaatattatcaggaaacactccataaactttcattgttatgcagatgacactcaactatatttatcgataaaaccagaggagagcaaccaactctgtaaattcaagcatgtcttaaagacataaaacatggatgacctgcaacttcttgatgttaaactcagacaaaaccgaagtaattttaatcggccctgagcacctcagagatcaattatctggtgatgtggattctgtagacggcattgccctggcatccaacaccactgtaaagaatcttggcgttatctttgatcgggacttgtcctttaactcccacgtaaagcaaatctcaaggactgcattctttcatctacgtaatatttcaaggcacatcttgtctcaaaaagatgcagaaaaattggttcacgctgcgttacttgagactggattactgcaactcattagcaggctgctctaataagtctcttaggtccctccagttgatccagaatgctgcagctcgtgttctcactaaaactaagaaaagagatcacatcactcctgcactagctgctctgcactggctcccagtaaaatcaagaatcactttaaaattcttctcttaacctacaaagccttgattggtgatgctccatcatatcttaaggagcttgtcgtaccatattgccccactagagagctcgctcactaaatgcgggactacttgtagttcctagagtcttaaaagtagaatgggagccagagcctttagttatcaagctcctctttatggaaccagcttcaatttcagtccgggaggcagacacagtcacctgtttaagagtagacttaagaccttcctctttgacagagcttatagttagggctgaatcaggtttgccctggtccagccccttgatatgctgctataggcttatagctgccggggacgttttaggatgcactgagtacctatctcttttttctctctaaggatgaattttcatctctcaatcacacgttactaactctgctttctcccgaagtccttttgactttacgtctcatgggtcatcggaccctatgagacggcatatctcctatctgcctgatggatcgtctgggtcgtggaattcctgctcatgactacgccactgtcctgttgagactccgcccactcctcctccccatcgccatctgcctgatggatcgtgggagtctcatcgtggaatatgcctactatgaactattcatacactctgtcatattcattgaatgtattttaactctaaatctgtccttctgtacacattacatctattgcatctgtccatcctaggagagggatcctcctctgttgctctccaggtttcttcctttttcccctgaagggttatttgggagtttttcctggtccgatgtgaggttttggggcagggatgtctatgtgtacagattgtaaagcactccgagacaaatttgtaatttgtgaaattgggctatacaaataaactgaattgaattgaacttaaaatgagaagttaacaaaaaatatgcataacattaaaaaaggcagaagggcatagcaggggtgtcagactcagatgaggcagtaggccagatttgttggagtgagacctcatgggggccgtcatggtcattgtcatggtcattgtcatttttctgcatgagtattataaagtggtgatttactcctttactacacccacttctgagcaaacaatgcatgttggttcatcaagtactgtcatatactgctctttcttagaatatataactttaattcatatcgtttcctctgttatcctctctacctgtccctgtagtcatggcctcctcattggaaatgtcgggctcatcattttcagcaggagactgtcttatcagctgctccgaagctacaaagaaaaattaagtcatattactgcatacgtcaatatcaatatcaatatcaatatttgcataatatttgcaaagtctatggatcgccatattttgggtgatataaaaaggctaatattttaattcaatttaatattttgcttgagaataggttgacaacgctacaatgatattaatcaaggctacaacgtcagccgaatagttatgttgctaatcattaggcctttgtctctctttaccagttgccacttgtgtttgtcctcttgaaaataaatctgtaagcttggcacatttggcagcatcctcctccaatgcctttctttttttcaacctggcttttcagcccctcctgccctcttcctcccgtccatcctcctgACGCCagatcgttgcggtcgggccgccCAGCTATCcggagctgagaaaactttggAAAAGACGGTGAaggccgaaccaactctattagaagtgctcctctcccaaattgagttggttggttccataatggactgaaccaactctattatttgggaggggtgaacttcctcgcatggtacaacccatgcagaggctgcggtgtcagaatgcggaacgtgtgtagcccactttaagagaagatggactaacgtgagaaatgtcaacaaatacaattctcgaccggcccagaagtgaagcggcccaccgggaactctcccgattctcccaattacccaccccgggcctgaccatgacaatgaccatgacaatgaccatgacggcccccatgaggtctcactccaacaaatctggcctactgcctaatctgagtctgacacccctgctatgcccttctgccttttttaatgttatgcatattttttgttaacttaagttctcatcttaagtggattattgttgttgtatttaaccgttacattatttgttggaccatggtattaataaaagaacgacaggatagtaagagctgaactgttgcttcatttatgcaatttccactaccatgaaaaaagtgggctggtcttgagcctgaaattcccaggctgaaaagtggccccactccggccctggcaGAGACCCACAACAAGCAGACAACATGAAGCCCAAATCTCTTCCATCAAGGTTGTTTGACGGAAATTCTGAATCAGGTGCAACTCTGAATGCACGAGCGGCAACATATCAACGGCATGTGGATTCCCAAGAGAGTCCGTATCCCTCtggccacagtgacagccaGTCGGGGAGAGAGAACGACAGACTAAACGAGAGGAGCCACAGACAAGTACATTTTGCATTTCTGCCAGAGAGGTATGAGCCGCTGGTGGACGAGGAGGCGCGAGTCACGGccaaagaagagaggaagaaaaggaggaaagaaaagtacAAAAAAGTCAAGAAGGTTGGTTTTGCTTTACATTTTCTTGAATCGTTGATCTTCAATGAAAATGAAACTTTGTATTAAGGTCCTGTGAAAGTTAAGTGAACCACAGTGTTTTCAACATGTTATTCAGCCTGAAATCGTATTTCTTTTAATAGACACGTCATTGGAAAACTAGCAAATAAtattacacacatttatattgcCACCATCATGCTACAAATTATCCCACAATTGTTTAATTTGCACAGTATGTGAGCTATTTTTGTAATTAGTTTTATGCGGTTGCTGCATAATTCCCATTTAGTTTGTTATTGAGGAAATGACTAGTCGTAAAATCTCAGATCACGTCAGGTCATAAGCACCAGCTCGTCTTTGATCTGTGGTCTTGACGTCTGGACTCATATTGATTTATGGATGAATACAACATGGTTTATAGAGACAACATGTGGCACTCGTTGATCAGTATTCATGTTTATTGATGGTCTTGCAATCTTTGTTTGTATTGAACATGAACAGACTTTTATTAGTGGATCATGTGTGCTGAaataatattgttattttacTGTACATATACTGTTTGTATTATCATATAGGTATGCTTATGTTTGACTCAACGTCCACACGTATGCATACCAATATGGATGTAGAGTTTAATAATCCATTCAACTTTAGTCATTTACACACTACAATGAAAAGGATCCGataaaacagtttaaaaaatacAGTTTTACATTCTCTTCATGTTCTACTAAGAGTGCCTTTGTTGAATGAAGTTCCTCGATTGCTCCAACTTTTGTCTTCTTGTAGTTTCCATTTGGGTAAGTTAATCAACCCGTAATCAGTTTTAAGTTTGAATATGTTCTAATATGAGTAGAGTCATTTTGACATGCTTCACTGTAAATAGGTTTGTTTTTGCTCTATTTTTCTAAAACATCTGACTTCCTGTATCCGCTTCAGCCACTCAGGAAGTTCCTGTTCAAATCGTACAGCAGACAATAGTGTTCACTGGgctctttgttttcattttagGGATAAAGAGAGACTGCACCTCCCCTCCTGCAGTGCTATTGTTCTAAAGCCCCACACGGCAGGTTTTCCCCAATCAGTTTATGCCTGAATTTATGTCAACTCTTAATTCCTTAATTTGTTTAACCTATAATTCTCTCAAAATCCCTGCTGTGCGTGGGCATAGAGGTGATAATTACATGGTTGTGAGGTTTAATTCAACAGCAGCTTTTTTAGAATATAGATAACGGCATTATCGTCTGCAGAATTGATGATTTAGCTatgattgtgtgtttgtctttcagaATGCTGGCAAGGCACTGCGCTGCACCTGGAAGTGTCTGATGCTCGGTCTGTACAATTTTGCCCTCGGCTACTCTACTCCAATCACGGTGGCGGCTGCTTTTGTCCCTGACTTTCACCCGGGCAGGAACAAGGCCTGAACCCAGCCACGTGCACCTCCACTGGTGGCAATGCATCCAGCACTGGAGCCACACACAGTGAACCCGAGGACACTGACCAGAGATGTTGTATATGTGTAGAATGTttttgaattacatttttatatttgtttgccaTAGGCGCAACAAGGTGGTTAATAGACCTTTTTCACAGCAGTCATTGCTAATCAAAGTATTTACTCCTATAATAATGATGTTCTCATTGTTTTGGTAATCTATATTTCATCTATATATCTTATTATTTACAtctgtgcttttctttctgtGTCATTTTGATCTCATCAATTGTTGTAGCTGTAATAATATTCAGTATTACCCACTTTTTTAAAACCAGGTTTGCAGGACTATACACAGTTAAGATCATAAAATCAGAGACGGAATTTGTCGTAAAATTTCTCTTTACATAGTCCCAATGTGTATGTCCGCAATGTACTTCTGCAAACCTAAATTACATATTGCTCACGGATGTATTAACCCATGAAAAAgatgtgcttttttaaaaatcaatcaTCTTGCTGTTGTTTGCATATTTGCAGAGGGAGTATGTGGGGATGTGACATCTGCAGCAGGAAAGACATGACTGGAACATTTGCTGTAGATGAAGTGAAAGTTAAAGGCAAGAAACAGGGAAGTGATCATCAGTTAAGTATGAATAAAGCGAGGGTTAGGGTCACAGGCACACGGGCGGACGTTGGTCTTCCAGATCCAGATGAGATTGTACAATTTGAGTGCAAGTCAACTCCTGAGTTTTGCAACTTCAATTGATGGCTCTGCAACTGGTAACATTTATGACCTGActgaacataaaaataacaCACCTGTAATTTCCAGAATTTCATTTAATATAAAAAGATTCAAGCTCATACAGAGAAAACTGAATTGTGTGATGGTATTACATAAATTCTTATTGCGAGTTTCTTTCATATGCCTTTTGTTGTCACACAATAttaacacacaaaataaaatagcatAGGCAAATCTACAGCGCACTTTTGGCATCTGGCGAGTCTCCCAAGGCCAGGAACCTGTTTAGCTTGAACTCCAAGTCAATGGGGCGCTCACTGGGAGACCGGTAGCTCCCCCACATCATTGAGCTCAGGTAGGGAATGAGCGCACAGTTCTCCTCAAACGAGGCCAGCTTCTTTTTGTACTCATTGCGGGTGTAATCTGTGCTCTTGTTGTTGAAAGCTATAAAAATACCAGATTTAATTAATTAGTTGTAGATAACATGAAATAGTTGCCATCAGAATTATTAAGTTCAAGCAATCCCTACATGCTATTTCCTGTTGGCTGAAGGCAGCCGTGACACCCTGCCTACCTTTCAGATAGAAGGCCACATACAGGAGGGATGATCTTTGTATGCTGAGGAAGGGGTACTTTGGTTTCAGACACCCGACCGCTGTCATGGCCTTGATGACTGATACTGACACACCctataaaaaacatattgacTTGACTCTAGCAGGACAGATGTCAAAGAGGCTTCAGAAACATACACATATCAAATGATATGTTTGAGTTTGTGTCTGACCTGTTCCAGATAGCCCAACGTTGGAAGGGAGGTGAGGGGTATAGGttcacagagaggaggaacTTTAGTGGGCAGCTTCTGGTCCCAGTAGGCTTCAGGAATCCTAAAAAGATAATATTTCAACTCCAACTATTGCTGTGATGGCCAGTTGATACCATCCTTTCTTCAATACATGTAAGTGTGAAACTTTCAGATGTTATTGAAATGCACAACTAACCTTGTGAAAAGAACACATGACTTACAAAATGTtcctgaaatataaaaatacataactCCTCACCTCAAAAACTTGTCCCGTTTCTGCTTTGTCTCAAAGATGTAGATCCTTTCTCGGTATTCAACAGCATATTCCATCTTTCCTCGAACCAGAGCTTCATACCTAAGGACAAGTAAACCTCCCGTGAAGAGAGAACTTTCTCACACAGTAAAGAGTTATGGGCAGTAAGAAGAAATCTGACACAAATTAAGCCCGCTTAACATATTTCTCCTATTTGTGTTAGTGGGACATTTTCGAAGTTGTtgcagtttttattttaatacaattgatcaaaaaaataacataaataacaaaatatataattgtgCTCCACTGATAAATGAAAACCTCTATTAATCCATTAATGCCAATCATGTATTAAAACCCATAATAACTGATTAGAACAACAGTTATAAGAGTCTTATTTGTTTctatttgcattttaattagCTGTTTGGTTGGTAGATAGCCCTCATTGGTACATAGCACATCTCTCTGTACACTTATGAATCTCTTTGCACTgacttttttttcaagaaacaaTCATATTCATGTATCACTGGTATATTTGGACAATATATGGGTGAATACCCATATAATGGTCCATACAACATACCTTTTCTTTCCATCCAGATAAGTGACTGGGCAGAAGCCCTTCATCTCAACTTGCTGTGGGAACCTGTTTTTCACCTGATTCTCAGTTCTCTTTCTTGGCAGCAGGTGGGGTtgtgggagagtgtgtgtgcagccagGAGACACAAAATGATCAGGTGTGGCGAGGAACCGCTGTGGTGGAGAGAGCAACATACATATGTTATTGTTCTTTGAGTCACAGTTAACATCACATGTTTGCTCTTGTGTATTATAAATGTAACTTTTAAAATAactgtatttttgtgtgtttcccACACTGACCTCTAAATGCTCTTCGCCACACATCCTGTAATAGAGTTCCCTGTACTCAGCAGCATGATTTAAGGCTGCGATGTCTGAGCAGTCCACCAGGTGGTGGGGTAGAGCCAGGCAGACGGGGCAGTAATGACCAAACTCTCCCAGCCGACACAGCAGCTCCTTGGGTGTGACGCACAGTCGGTTGATGGAGGCTGCTTGCcctttaaaatagaaaaaagcaAAGGGAAGATGAACTATGCGTATAGATTAAATGTAAGTGTTCATTGCATGCAGGATTCGCATTCAGTTATTTTACTCGATGTGAAAAGCTCTGCCGAGCTTCTCGTACTTACTGCTGCACACCCTTCCCACGTAGTTGGAGATATATTTCATGCTGATGCTGAGCTCCTCTATAATTCTGTTCCACATCCACCATTTGCTTTTCAAGCCATCGAGCAGGATCCAGTTCTGATAGTGTTGTTGGAAGTGTTGCCTAATATGATCCATCTCCTGCGTGTAACAGGAGTTGCGAATTTCGAGGATCTTTGAGCTGTCGTGCATCAGGTGAGGCCtgcagtgggaggagagagaggggtacaCAACATGTTTTCACACATTAACTTTCAaggtttattatttaaaaaacagctaCTTGTGATTTCTGATGTGTATTTATAATGATGATTATAGTTGCTATTGGCGTGTGTTTTCTCACTAACTTGTTGGGCTTCATCTTGTCCAATGTGCCTCTCCTCAGCACCTCCACTGAGTCCAGCTCCAGCTCAACAACTATCATGGGAATGATACTCCGATACTCGAACAGCTCTGCCTGCTTAAGTGTCTCCGGAAAGCCATCCAACACGTACCTAGGATGCCATGAAATATTTTCTTCTTAAACACCCTCAAGCAGCAATAAAAGAGTTCAGCATGGGCAGATTTCTTGAGAGTCAGACTAAGAATATAGACTTTGtcttgaaacaaaaaaaaagcctgTATGTAAAACTACGGTAAAAGTTTAGATCTTTATGGAACCGATGTCCTCAGCTTACCCTCGAGTGCCGCAGACCGTGTTCATTTGCACCACCTCCAGACACTGAATGGCCAGGTCATCAGGCACAGCAAGTCCCTGGGAGAGATGAGATTTCATCTGGACTGCCAGATCGGTGTGCTCTTGATTACTCAGTACCTCACGCATAACACTGCCAATGGACAGACAAGACAAGCCATATTTGCGAGCAAACATCTGTGCCACTGGAGAGTTAAAGAAAAagtgagagaaaagaagagagtgaTACGGGTTTGAGAACGTGCAAACGAAACAACTCTGTGGATGATTTTGCAGCTGTCAGGAGTCTTACCAGTGGTTTTTCCAGATTTGGGTGGTCCAACAACTGCTATTTTAGCAGGAAGGGCCGGGATGGGCTTTGGCTGCCTGAGGTACTTCAAGGGGTTCAGCATAAATGTTTTGCGGTTCTCCTTAGACTCAAAGAAGTAGATATACTGATGGAAGATTATAGGATATGTGGTGTTGAGAGGCCACTGCACAGGCTGGAACACATCTCTCTCTTTGTATTGCTGTAGAAGGGGGACATTTGTGGAGAAAACAGTATGTTGAAATACATTATGTACAGAACAATCATGCAAGTATTTGAAGTATAACTCATGCCAAGAAAGACATAGTGGCTATTTCTAGATTGCGACCTACCTTTATGGGATCCCAGTAGCCAAAGGCACTGTGGCGCTTATAagaggagagcagcagcttATGTGCCAGACTGTATGAGATGGGTTTGCATCTTTGGAAGAGTGACTCCCTGTTGGTCAGTAAGGGCTGGATTTTCTGGAGCAGCTGATACCGCACAATGCGGAGCTTGCGAGAGGCTCTGATCAAGACTTTGGATATGCTTAGTTCACTCAGGAGCTCCTGATGATAGAATAGCACAAATCAGAATATACGAGTATAAGAAACATTACAATATAGGTCATATTGGGTTTATCCTAGACTCAACCTGTGTCTCTGTAAAGCCACATAATGTGTTCTTGTAATCAGaatgtaaaatgtttgtttgtgtgtatctcaGCAGAAAAAATACTTTGTAAAGTCACATTTAATGGTAACATCTAATGATAGCTATTGTACAACTAATGTTCATCTTACTTCAATGTAATTCTCCCAACTGTCCCAAAATGAAATCTTAAAACAAGTGTATTAGATGTGTATGTCTAGCTTCTTCATGaggttttgtgtctttgtaccATCACAGTAGCAAGGCTGTTTTCATCCATCGTATAACGATCTGCTATCTCCATCTCCAGCCTCCCAGACGCTgcctcctcagtctcctcatTCTCCATGTCTTCGGTTTCCTCCTCTAGAGGAAACTCCTCCTCCAGCGCGGCCTCTATCCCATCCTCTATGTCACCTGCAGcgtcatcctcttcatcatcttcttcataCTCATTATATCCGTACTGATGAGTTGGAGATAGGAGGAAGGAAAGTTAAGCAGCGATTGAGAGGGAATGACTGGCAATAAGGAATTTGTTTACCTTAGTTTTTCCTGCCTTAGTGAGTTCAGCCCTTCTCTTGGcaatgttctcctcctgtaccAAAGAGATTTACTTGTGCAAGATAcgcacacacaatttaaagtcatTTTCAGGAGTTGTCTCTTGCTTACCCTGTTATTCTCACGCAGATGGCGAAGGAGTTTCAGCTGTGCTTCACGGTGGTTGCGGCGCTCATGCCAGCTCTCCAAGTATCTCGGCAACAGACGCTTCTGGACGTCTGGGACATCCACCATGAGCATGACCACAACGTCTGGGAAAAGATGTTCCTGCAACATGTACTGCACCTCTTCAGGGTTGTGAGGGAAGCCCTCCAAAATGAAACCTGTACTTCTGCAAGATAGAGAATGGCAAGGTTTGCCaggtgtacaaaataaacacactACATGTAGACAATGTacataaatacaaatcaaaacatGTATAAGGCAATTAGGTAAATAAGTATAAAATATGAATGGAAGTGTACGCGTATGAAAGGTCTGTATGTGAGCCTGGGGTTTTCAGGAGGTGGAAGACGAAGAAAGTGAGCATgcatgagatatatatatatatttgattgttACAATTTTAATTGTTACACTTATTAGCCCTCTTGCCGTGAGTTAATATTACTGTACATTATATTAATTACAGTAAATAGGAATCATGTGTGCAGGAAGAGAATATGTTTGGTGTTTGTGTACAACTACATGTATGGCTCCTGTTTCCAGAATGGTACGATAACCATTTCTAGAATCTCTGGAGTCAGTGGATCTCCATCAGACAAGTAGGCTTGGATCGCCTTTTCCTCATCAGTCAGAACCACATCCTGCTGGAGACACACAACATATTTCAAAATATCATAATGCGTGCAGGCGCCATAATACTGGAAACCTTGCTAAAGGGAAGTTTATCGAAAGCTGACCTCCATGTTATACATGTTGGCGGAggtctcctccagctcctccgtctcctccttctcaGCCTCCCACCTGGCTTCCTTAATAAGGGCCTGCAAATCCTCAGAAGACTCCTCTGAAGACTCTACTTCATCAGCATAAGGTACCCGCTTCTTTGTCTTGGCCATGATGAGCATTTGGAGATGCTCCTTGAACTGAATATGAAAGATGCCAAGCTGCCGGGCAAGCCACTCACCATGAGTGGTCTTGCCGGACCCCCGGGTGCCAAGCAAAAAGATCCGCAGGACAGGAGGCTTGGATGGGAGGTGATAAGAAACTTGTTAGgggttttttgttcttcttttcttactttgcctttttctttctctccttatgTCAGCTTGTACCTTGAGAGGCTCAGTCTGTGCAACAAATTGAACAGGGTTCTGAAGGAAGGAGTCCCTGGCTTCGAGGCTTGAGAAGTAGAAGGTCTTCTCACGGTACTTGGCAGCATTTTCATCCGTACACGGCCACAGGACATTATGGTTTTTTAAGGCCACAGGGCAGAAATGATGGGTATCTCCTAATAACCTCTCGACTGTTGCATCACCCTGATTTCATTGAGAGGAAGGAGATGCTAACAACAAAGCAATAAAACAGGCCTGGATCTTCAGTATCTTAAATTGTAGTATTGTATACTGACTTCCTTCGCCTCCTCAGATAAGTCATTGTCACTGCCGTCTTCCTCGGCTCCCTCCAGCTCAGTTAAGGCCTCGTTTTCCTCTGCCTCCTGGTCCAGGTCCGTTGACGACACCTCCCAAGATACGTGCTCGAAGGGTTCTGAAAATCATGTTTTTAAACCAGATTGGATTTTATGAGTTTGTCTTACCAAACACGGCCTTCTAGTAGCAGCAGGTATTAAATACACCATTCAAAATCTATCCGTCAACAAGTATACTATAGTTATAATTAATCTACCTGACTTTCCATTCTGGCCAATTAAAAGAGATAAGGTGTGTGGAGTAACAAAGAATTCAATCAAGACTGCAATTGATACTTCAAGAAAGCTTGCACTCACTCTCCATTTGACGGACCATCTCACGAAGCAGGTCCTCGGGGCTTTTGTCGCCAATCTCCAGTACCGAGTGGACGACAGTTAATGCGGTCTGCATTTGGCCCCATTCAGACACAAACTGTTGCAGTTGCAGTTTATAGTCGTTCATCTCCGGGCCATCTGGGTAACCCAGGTCCCAATGATCGGGTAGTACCATAGCTTGTAAAAGGAGATGGAGAGTTGGAGACAAGAGAGATAAATGTAGGTCAGTGCTGCTTTTCGGGAGCTTATCTACAGTATAGTTTGCAAATGAAGGATTTGAAATAATAGAGTGTAATAAAAATGTCTCACCTTCCTTTTTGATAATGGCATGATAAGCACGGTTGGTGATGTCAGATTTATTGGGATTTTCTACAAATGAAATTCATCGTGAGATTCTGCTGGTTCAAGGAGCCTTTGGGGGAAAAGGCTGCTTTAGACATAGAGCTGGTAC is part of the Pseudoliparis swirei isolate HS2019 ecotype Mariana Trench chromosome 12, NWPU_hadal_v1, whole genome shotgun sequence genome and harbors:
- the ak9 gene encoding adenylate kinase 9, with the translated sequence MSQSNGDRLVDNLIEDEAEKEGLLAKPTCFIIVGRPGVGKSTLAKQLAESWKCILIDDTDLLNTHLKNKTKQGIELLNILSEGRSVAEDMVLQLILARLNSPDVEHYGYVLSCLPFMSEECLKIHEQLELIKNLKLTPDFIINIKCADKDLVHRLSGLKQHTETGQLYNREQWTREDVFDKKRENKEEEVEEEEEELEEHETQKDIVDFVWTPENLVEEAFSRINMYRDTMLRPLEDYMTGHNPLYLFELDGNNLPEELLSSVLTRLGSMAVKHVCIPLPLHQTDDEELLEDINTEDLLRIMSSSKTVSPGFRWRRSRWSRTCPVSLKEGKIIPGKPELSVGFQDKLYILSSQEAYQKFVTNPRPYLLPPMPRAPCRVSIIGPPRAGKSTLCKLLAQHYNALVLDMEVLVQPVLAKVEQEKLEEIKEQTTQSAIEKIRMKMEQDGGENLVTEDHPEVQAMVQSALEEAKHMSTSPFSLYAEVLHERVKEIEEAETATGWVLDNFPKNFSQMDILQETGILPDILFCLSDGDSNQVLKRLYEANKDGVDDAVRKRLQDKQADKEKQALNQNEPESEVDAKPAELQTNLETVVEETEAMVLPDHWDLGYPDGPEMNDYKLQLQQFVSEWGQMQTALTVVHSVLEIGDKSPEDLLREMVRQMEKPFEHVSWEVSSTDLDQEAEENEALTELEGAEEDGSDNDLSEEAKEGDATVERLLGDTHHFCPVALKNHNVLWPCTDENAAKYREKTFYFSSLEARDSFLQNPVQFVAQTEPLKPPVLRIFLLGTRGSGKTTHGEWLARQLGIFHIQFKEHLQMLIMAKTKKRVPYADEVESSEESSEDLQALIKEARWEAEKEETEELEETSANMYNMEQDVVLTDEEKAIQAYLSDGDPLTPEILEMVIVPFWKQEPYISTGFILEGFPHNPEEVQYMLQEHLFPDVVVMLMVDVPDVQKRLLPRYLESWHERRNHREAQLKLLRHLRENNREENIAKRRAELTKAGKTKYGYNEYEEDDEEDDAAGDIEDGIEAALEEEFPLEEETEDMENEETEEAASGRLEMEIADRYTMDENSLATVMELLSELSISKVLIRASRKLRIVRYQLLQKIQPLLTNRESLFQRCKPISYSLAHKLLLSSYKRHSAFGYWDPIKQYKERDVFQPVQWPLNTTYPIIFHQYIYFFESKENRKTFMLNPLKYLRQPKPIPALPAKIAVVGPPKSGKTTVAQMFARKYGLSCLSIGSVMREVLSNQEHTDLAVQMKSHLSQGLAVPDDLAIQCLEVVQMNTVCGTRGYVLDGFPETLKQAELFEYRSIIPMIVVELELDSVEVLRRGTLDKMKPNKPHLMHDSSKILEIRNSCYTQEMDHIRQHFQQHYQNWILLDGLKSKWWMWNRIIEELSISMKYISNYVGRVCSRQAASINRLCVTPKELLCRLGEFGHYCPVCLALPHHLVDCSDIAALNHAAEYRELYYRMCGEEHLERFLATPDHFVSPGCTHTLPQPHLLPRKRTENQVKNRFPQQVEMKGFCPVTYLDGKKRYEALVRGKMEYAVEYRERIYIFETKQKRDKFLRIPEAYWDQKLPTKVPPLCEPIPLTSLPTLGYLEQGVSVSVIKAMTAVGCLKPKYPFLSIQRSSLLYVAFYLKAFNNKSTDYTRNEYKKKLASFEENCALIPYLSSMMWGSYRSPSERPIDLEFKLNRFLALGDSPDAKSAL
- the LOC130202599 gene encoding required for drug-induced death protein 1-like; translation: MKPKSLPSRLFDGNSESGATLNARAATYQRHVDSQESPYPSGHSDSQSGRENDRLNERSHRQVHFAFLPERYEPLVDEEARVTAKEERKKRRKEKYKKVKKNAGKALRCTWKCLMLGLYNFALGYSTPITVAAAFVPDFHPGRNKA